GTAAAGTAGGAGCAGGGCATGGAGATATAGTAGTACCTGCGCTAATAAATGCTTTGAAAGATAGTGATTCCTGGGTCAGGAGTAAGGCAGCTAAAGCGCTGTATAGTATAGGATTAGGGCATCAAGATATAGTAATACCTGCGCTCATTAATGCTTTAAAGGATAGTGATTCCTGGGTCAGGAGGGGTGCAGTTAAAGTACTAGGTAAAGTAGGAGCAGGGCATGGAGATATAGTAGTACCTGTGCTAATAAATGCTT
The Candidatus Jidaibacter acanthamoeba DNA segment above includes these coding regions:
- a CDS encoding HEAT repeat domain-containing protein; protein product: KVGAGHGDIVVPALINALKDSDSWVRSKAAKALYSIGLGHQDIVIPALINALKDSDSWVRRGAVKVLGKVGAGHGDIVVPVLINA